Proteins co-encoded in one Desulfitobacterium hafniense DCB-2 genomic window:
- a CDS encoding antirestriction protein ArdA → MLKLQLRKHDAPSYRTTVVEFPAVEPDLQKEMEKIGVGITTEKLCLVDSVQGDNGSLQALAGTLVNADEVQYLAKRMDSFDKNELHTFYAVAEHEKLSEVKDLINLTFNLHCYALISEFSDVSAIGRRYELCRQTALSLNELESTTYASIGRRLIGHYKGAVTSYGVLYPTGNTPEQAYNGEQFPEYHWRDDAVATVTLEYGESHSNAKHEYLYFPCWEIEIEKAVNRLGAYTPCDCRTDLSFEGMSGELYQLFTEEHPLSAHLHTLNSLARCYTGFDEQTRNAFHAVLEMIQPKTPKEAVLIADNFYEFTVVPGIKTPMEYGRYMIIDSGRYEFDANLEEYIDFKRYGEHRIQIENGSFTEYGYIAYWGCTPAVEELLRQEDSQSMGIGGMQL, encoded by the coding sequence ATGTTAAAGCTGCAACTGCGAAAGCACGATGCCCCCTCCTACCGGACCACCGTCGTTGAATTTCCTGCCGTTGAACCGGATTTACAGAAAGAGATGGAGAAAATCGGAGTCGGCATTACAACCGAAAAGCTGTGTTTGGTTGATTCCGTGCAGGGTGACAATGGCAGCTTGCAGGCATTGGCGGGGACACTGGTCAATGCCGATGAGGTTCAGTATCTTGCCAAAAGAATGGACAGCTTTGATAAAAATGAACTGCATACCTTCTATGCTGTTGCGGAGCATGAGAAGCTGTCCGAGGTTAAAGACCTCATCAACCTCACCTTCAACCTTCACTGCTATGCGCTCATCTCTGAGTTTTCCGATGTTTCCGCCATCGGGCGGAGGTATGAACTCTGCCGTCAAACGGCGCTCTCATTAAATGAGCTGGAGAGCACGACCTATGCCTCCATCGGAAGAAGGCTCATTGGCCATTACAAAGGCGCTGTCACTTCCTATGGTGTGTTATATCCTACCGGAAACACTCCTGAACAGGCATATAACGGGGAGCAGTTTCCGGAATACCACTGGCGGGATGATGCTGTGGCGACCGTTACCCTGGAATACGGCGAATCCCACAGCAACGCCAAACACGAATATCTCTATTTCCCCTGCTGGGAGATAGAGATAGAGAAAGCAGTAAATCGGTTGGGTGCGTATACCCCTTGTGATTGCCGCACTGATCTGAGCTTTGAGGGAATGAGCGGAGAGCTATACCAGCTCTTCACAGAGGAACATCCATTGTCCGCGCATCTGCATACACTGAACAGCCTTGCAAGGTGCTATACAGGGTTTGACGAGCAGACTCGGAATGCTTTTCACGCTGTCCTTGAGATGATACAGCCCAAAACCCCGAAGGAAGCAGTTTTGATTGCGGACAATTTCTATGAGTTCACGGTTGTGCCTGGGATTAAAACCCCAATGGAATATGGCAGATACATGATCATCGACTCCGGCCGCTACGAATTTGATGCGAATCTGGAGGAATACATTGATTTCAAAAGGTACGGGGAACACCGCATCCAAATAGAAAATGGCAGCTTCACAGAATACGGCTATATTGCCTATTGGGGATGCACCCCCGCCGTGGAGGAACTGCTCCGCCAAGAGGATTCGCAGAGCATGGGAATTGGAGGAATGCAGCTATGA
- a CDS encoding LPD28 domain-containing protein: MSVNAREDEMQYVEIFERPALFTNWLIDRGTVPPGWYCYDLSSSARNPGIPVRLQDSASANHAGTILSPTALKKPDTAFRRMDSKLNFFGECMTLSKFCDVHGLDFPADHRKYAPRPASPEEAGIFYALTPEQDAELGAIGHVRMDFGASGNEFWSTWWPRGDESLNSPEFKAELTELVNELRETGPLKDLSAMHSYCAGHRGEIGGGWRQNYGYIIETERYRYCLRCSPGQGDYHAYLTAFDLRVQEMNMGEQPEQGSQMGGMQLG; this comes from the coding sequence ATGAGCGTTAACGCCAGAGAAGACGAAATGCAATATGTCGAGATATTTGAAAGGCCGGCTCTTTTTACGAATTGGCTCATCGACCGTGGCACTGTGCCCCCCGGCTGGTACTGCTACGACCTGAGCAGCTCCGCCCGTAATCCCGGCATACCTGTGAGATTGCAAGATAGTGCATCTGCCAATCACGCCGGAACAATCCTGTCCCCCACAGCTTTGAAAAAGCCTGATACCGCTTTCCGGCGAATGGACAGCAAACTGAACTTCTTCGGAGAATGCATGACCCTCTCAAAATTTTGCGACGTACACGGTCTTGACTTTCCTGCCGATCACCGCAAATATGCTCCACGCCCCGCCTCTCCCGAAGAAGCGGGGATTTTTTATGCCCTGACGCCGGAGCAAGATGCCGAGCTGGGCGCCATCGGTCATGTCCGTATGGACTTTGGGGCATCCGGCAATGAGTTCTGGTCCACATGGTGGCCGAGAGGTGATGAGTCTCTGAACAGCCCTGAATTCAAGGCTGAACTGACCGAGCTGGTAAACGAGCTGCGGGAAACCGGACCGTTGAAGGATCTCAGCGCCATGCACAGCTACTGCGCCGGACACCGCGGCGAAATCGGCGGCGGCTGGCGGCAGAACTACGGCTATATCATTGAAACGGAGCGATACCGATACTGCCTGCGGTGCAGCCCTGGGCAGGGTGACTATCATGCCTACCTGACCGCCTTTGACCTGCGGGTACAGGAAATGAATATGGGAGAACAGCCCGAACAGGGTTCTCAGATGGGAGGAATGCAGCTTGGATGA